In one window of Henckelia pumila isolate YLH828 chromosome 1, ASM3356847v2, whole genome shotgun sequence DNA:
- the LOC140877660 gene encoding transcription factor bHLH115-like, giving the protein MAFPPEENPSNWVFDYSLLEDIPVPGGGLPSLDSNFQWAQTLDVVPPPTSLSMEFDNCFGNLDGTKDSGSRKRMKLGACVAPDSKAYKEKMRRDKLNDRFQELSSIIEPGKPPKADKGVILNDAVNMVIQLRKEAQRLQESCNKLQENVKELKAEKNEAREEKTKLKAEKEKLEQQLKALNPPPGFLPHLPPIPPPQVIGSKLVPFVGYPGIPMWQFMTPTAFDTSEDHSLRPPVA; this is encoded by the exons ATGGCGTTTCCGCCGGAGGAAAACCCCTCGAATTGGGTGTTTGATTACTCCTTGCTGGAAGACATTCCAGTCCCCGGCGGCGGTCTGCCTTCTCTCGATTCAAATTTCCAGTGGGCCCAAACACTCGATGTTGTGCCCCCTCCAACATCGCTCAG TATGGAATTTGACAACTGCTTCGGAAATCTGGATGGCACCAAGGATTCAGGCTCTAGAAAGAG GATGAAGTTGGGAGCATGTGTTGCACCTGATTCCAAAGCCTACAAGGAAAAAATGCGACGAGATAAGCTGAATGACAG GTTCCAAGAACTAAGTTCCATCATAGAACCTGGGAAGCCACCTAAAGCAGATAAAGGTGTTATATTGAATGATGCTGTTAACATGGTTATTCAACTGAGGAAAGAAGCCCAGAGGCTACAAGAATCATGCAATAAATTACAGGAGAATGTTAAAGAACTCAAG GCTGAGAAAAATGAAGCAAGAGAAGAGAAAACGAAGCTTAAAGCAGAGAAAGAGAAACTTGAGCAGCAACTGAAAGCATTGAACCCTCCACCTGGATTTCTACCTCATCTCCCTCCTATCCCTCCCCCACAGGTTATTGGTAGCAAATTGGTGCCGTTTGTTGGATACCCTGGGATTCCCATGTGGCAGTTTATGACACCCACTGCTTTCGATACTTCAGAGGATCATTCTCTCCGCCCCCCTGTTGCGTGA
- the LOC140877655 gene encoding sulfite exporter TauE/SafE family protein 5-like — protein MKLKFLKSLFLLLIFSKIFDGSHATPERSSPNFLQSPNTSTAPLLKINQQGAGAHSPHTALKPTFQFVFAGILSFMAAVISSAGGIGGGGLFIPILTIVAGLDLKTASSFSAFMVTGGSAANVAGHVVSGIRKPGVGKPLINLDIALFSEPCMLLGVSCGVICNQVFPEWLITVIFANFLALSTFKTCRRGVLCWKSESEGVRRSNGCLEFGNGEDDGDHCRSEKVPLLSEEWNELARLRMPWMKLGMLIIIWFSFLLLYLIRGNRYGQGIIHIQACGRVYWIISSIQIPLAAAFTSWILYRRDGPSTPSVPQDDGGKINSCSFHELLFPMMALLAGILGGFFGIGGGMLISPLLLQLGIEPEVTAATCSFMVFFSSTMSAIQYLLLGMEDLHGALTYAIVCFVASTVGLTLVQRAIKKHGRASLIVFSVATVMALSTILITSFGAMDIWKDFSSGRSMGFKPPC, from the exons ATGAAGCTCAAATTCCTCAAATCTCTCTTTCTTCTTCTCATCTTCTCCAAAATATTCGATGGATCCCATGCAACGCCGGAACGAAGCTCACCCAATTTCCTCCAAAGTCCCAACACAAGTACTGCCCCTCTGTTGAAGATTAATCAACAAGGAGCCGGAGCACATTCACCACACACGGCCCTGAAACCAACTTTTCAGTTCGTATTCGCCGGAATTCTTTCCTTCATGGCGGCGGTTATTTCCAGCGCCGGAGGGATCGGCGGAGGCGGCTTGTTCATACCCATCTTGACAATCGTCGCCGGGTTAGACCTCAAAACCGCTTCCAGCTTCTCGGCTTTCATGGTCACGGGAGGATCCGCCGCCAACGTCGCCGGTCACGTAGTGTCCGGAATCCGGAAGCCCGGCGTCGGAAAACCTCTGATAAATTTAGACATCGCGCTGTTTTCAGAGCCATGCATGTTGTTGGGAGTGAGCTGCGGTGTGATATGCAATCAGGTGTTCCCGGAGTGGCTAATCACCGTGATTTTCGCCAATTTTCTGGCTCTCTCCACCTTCAAGACATGCAGACGGGGGGTTTTATGCTGGAAATCGGAATCGGAAGGGGTTAGGAGATCAAATGGGTGCCTGGAATTCGGAAATGGGGAGGATGATGGTGATCATTGTAGAAGTGAAAAAGTACCTTTGCTGAGTGAAGAATGGAACGAATTAGCGAGATTGAGGATGCCATGGATGAAGCTGGGTATGCTGATTATCATCTGGTTTTCGTTCCTTCTGTTGTATCTTATTCGAGGAAACCGCTATGGACAA GGGATTATCCACATCCAGGCTTGTGGAAGAGTATACTGGATCATCTCATCGATTCAAATACCTCTTGCTGCTGCATTCACTTCATGGATACTGTACCGTAGAGATGGTCCGAGTACTCCTTCCGTGCCGCAG GATGATGGGGGTAAAATCAATTCATGTTCGTTCCATGAGCTCCTGTTCCCTATGATGGCACTACTAGCAGGGATTCTTGGGGGATTTTTCGGAATTGGAGGTGGGATGCTTATAAGTCCGCTTCTTCTCCAATTAGGAATTGAACCCGAA GTTACAGCGGCAACATGTTCTTTCATGGTGTTCTTCTCCTCGACCATGTCTGCTATTCAATACTTATTGTTGGGTATGGAAGATCTACACGGTGCTCTAACATATGCGATCGTCTGTTTTGTCGCCTCGACAGTTGGATTGACCTTAGTACAAAGGGCTATAAAGAAACATGGGAGGGCTTCCCTTATTGTGTTCTCGGTTGCGACGGTGATGGCTTTGAGTACTATTCTGATCACTAGTTTTGGGGCTATGGATATCTGGAAGGACTTTAGTAGTGGGAGAAGCATGGGATTCAAGCCACCATGTTGA